The Podarcis muralis chromosome 8, rPodMur119.hap1.1, whole genome shotgun sequence genomic sequence taggactcaaggtggcttagaaaTTAAAATAAGAACCACTAAAACACACAAAAGGCCcataatgaaaacaacaacaacaacaattaaacattgattaTAAAAAAACTATTAAATCCATAacaataattgcaataaaaacaacatggtgccagccctttcattaaaagctgtcagttccccaaagcctatTGGAATGAGAAAGACTTCACCTGCTGACAGAAGGACAACATGGAGGGAATtagtctggcttctctaggaaGGAAGTTCAAAGTGTGGCAGCTGCCACTGAGAAGGCGCTCTCCACCACCTCTGCCAACTGTCCCCCTAACGGTGCAGGGACCAAGATAAGGGCATCTCCTGAAAAATCTCAAaatccaggcaggttcatatgagggaatacagtctttcagatagcttggagctaaagctgtacagtcatacctcaggttacagacgcttcaggttgtgtttttttgggttacggaccgccaaaacccggaagtaccggaacgggttacttctgggtttcggtggctatgcgtgcgcagaagcgctaaatcgtgctttgcacatgcgcagaagcatcaAATTGCAACcagcacgtgcgcagacgcgccgctgcgggttgcgaacgtatatcccgcacggatcatgttcgcaacccgagcgtccactgtatagggctttaaagttcataTCCAGCACTTTGAGTTGCACCTGGAAACATAGCAGCAGCCAGTGGATCTGTTCTAGCAAAGGAATGTCTGTTCCCCATAACCAGCCctggtcaacaatctggctgcagtTTTCTTtagctagctgaagtttctgaacactattcaaaggcagccccttggtagagcatgttgcagtaattCAAAAGGGATGTAACTAAGGCGTGTTGTCACTGTGGCCAAATCAGACGTCTCAATTATTGATGACAGATACTGGTTTAGAACTGAGACAGCTTCCTtaggtggaaaggagaaatagagtattgtagagttggaaggaactcccaagggtcatatagtccaagtccctgcaatgcaagaatcgcaactacagcatccatgacagagggtgGGTGTCATCAACTTAagcctgaaactctggacaaCCTCCTCCAGAGGTTTCATGTACATGTTAAATAGGATGGGGGACAGAATAGAACTTTGAGGGACCCCACAGGTCAACATCTAAGGCATCAAACAGGAGTTCTCCAGCACCACCTTCTGTGTTCGTCCCTCCAGGAAGGGACTGTAAAACAGTGCCTCCAAGTCCCATATCAGCAAGTCTGCCCAGAAGCATACCACCAAGGAAACCCACCAAGAGGTCCAGCAGAACCAACAGGGGCAAACACACCATGTCTCATTCCTGGCATAAGTCATCCACCAGAACATCCAAAGCGGACAGACTAGTTCTCTTTGTGATATTTATCAAATCGTTCTAAGAGGGCTCTTAATATATTTCCTGGTCTCTTTTGGTATCTGTTTCGAATATTTTCAAGGGCAATTTTTgtctgttaaaagaaaagaaaaagaaaagacatgaAATTATATTCAATATTTGGAAGAACGGTATTCATAAGTAGCAATATCATTATAGTCGTactttggatcccgaatgccttgcgactcaaacgttttggctcctaaatgccgcaaacctggaaatgagtgttctggtttgcaaatattctttggaACCctaacgtccgatggggcttccacggcttccgcttgagtgcaggaagctcctgcagccaatcggaagctgtaccttggttgtcaaacgtttttagaagtcgaacggacttccggaacgaattccgttcgacaaccaaggaaCGATTGTAATGGAAAAGTAAGAATTTTTCTGcataagaacaaaaaataaaatcacctTAGGCTGCAGAAGCATCAGTGGTATCCAGTGAAGTTGGAGCAGACCCAATAAAAATTGATGGACTCTGAGTATTACTTAAATGCAATTGACTTCTGTAGTAATGAAGTATGTTTGTTCAGTGGGCACTATGCTGTGCAAACACACAAGTGTATATgcaacccaatacagtggtacctcgggttaagaacttaattcagtctggaggtccgttcttaacctgaaactgttcttaacctgaggtaccactttagctaatggggcctcctactgctgctgtgccgccgccgcacgatttctgttctcatcctgaagcaaagttcttaatccgaggtactatttctgggttagcagagtctgtaacctgaagcgtctgtaacctgaagcatctgtaacccaaggtaccactgtatatatgtgggCATTTGCCATACTTTACAGTGCAATGTCATTTTTCTTCTACAGGAGTGGGGATCCTCTAGCCTGCAGGCCAATCTTGGCCATGAGGGGGTCCGGTTTGCCCATGGGTGATGTCAGCTGACTGGcaagggttcaatcctgctggatGCCATCTCACCAACATGCTTTCTGCAGGGAATGAGCTGATGAAGCAGGCCCCTCCTCTTCACCCTGCAGGTCAACTTTGGCAGGTGGGCAAGACTCTTCACCTATCAGTCACCTGCTGTCATCATCATGTAACCCTACCCACCTGTGAAAGTTGTCCCAATGGGTGGGGAAAGATAATgatctggttccccagaagtagCAAATGGATTTGCATATGAAATTGTTATTTGTAAAGCAGTTCTGAGGAGCACAATCTCTGTCTAAGCAGAAATGTAGCTAAAAGTTCTGTAATTACAGATTGTGGGTCCATTTAGTCAGTTATAGAACTCTTTGGGTTAGCTAGCTTTTGCTTAGTGTCAataacttaaataaaaaagagaggCTGAATGACAAACATGCATAAAATACGTAGAATGAATACCAGTTTTGGTCTTATATAAGCAGTAACTTCATATGCAGAAAATGATTCAAAACTGAATTGTGGTCTGCACAAGAAACCAATATATGTGGACAGTTTTTTGAGTGTAGAGGTAACTTACTTTTTCAGCCAGCTCCTTAGCAGTGATATCCGGATCATATGGGATGGGTTCTCCAATATATGTGCGGAATTTGACTGGAAACCCTCCATAAATGGGAAGGATAAATATCCGAGTCTTTTCATACAGCCACTTCAGTAGTGCTGcatttgaaagagaaaaatattttgagaGAGAAAGTGAGTCCCCACAGATGTGGAGATCTTTATGTATATAAGCCACTTTGCCAAACCACGCCTTAGCCCAAACATGCAGACTTCTCACTGCAGCTTTGATCTTTTAACTCAGTGTGTGGCATCAGCTAAACCGAGGTTTGGCTTAGCGAGCGGTCTGAGTCTGGGGTTGAGGATATGCCTTCTCCTTAACCAATATTTGTTATTGGCTACAGATTGTGATTAAGAAGGAGATCGCTTAACCACAGTCCTAGGTTCAGCTGGCACCCTAAGCCACACAGTATCTTAGGGGCCACATCACACAGAACTAAGCAAATACAACCTCTAAGctcagctctaccattaggccaAGTAATGCAGTTGCACTTCCACCATTCTCATCCTCCTGAACCAGTGCCCTAACAATGGCAATGCTAGTggttgggctgagctggctggctggctatctTGCCTAGTTGCTTCCTTCCAATGTGCCACTGGCAGTGCTATTGGAAACGGCTCCTGactaagcaagcaagcacacatgcAGCCAGCACAGGCCATACACTCCAGCAAATGCTGTGCATGTATTGCCTTGCTCATGAAACACCTGCAGATGTCGCAGTGTAGCACTGTGAGTGGGCAGAATTCAGGCACCATGCAGAGCTGCAGATGAGCGTTGACAAGGGGTGGAGGATGCAGCTGTGTACACCTGCAGCCAGCCCAGGAACCTCTAAactaagtcactttgggttgccctgagcAAGATAAAACTaccaacaaattaaataaataataataagctacTCTGATGtcctcaggtgcagtggaggaCACACCAGGTAAGATTTGACTGACAGTCCAGTAGGGTTTTGAACAAGACCAAAGGGATGGAATCATAATCTTGCCTCTTGCTTCAGCTAGCAAAGTGCCTTGGGTCAGCCCTGGCAATCTCCACTGACCAAGAGCGATCCTGAATGCTTTTCATTGGTTGTTGTGTGTCAGCTGCTAGCTACCTCAGCTTACCACTGATTCATGATGGACAGCAAGCATTGTCCTAGGTGGTCTTTAGAGTGAACCTATTCAAACTCTACTTCCTAATGAAACTCAGAAGCAGCATACATCACATATACATAGATTTCAGGAACGGGATATGTTGCCAATTCATGAGGACGATAAAGTACATTGCAGAAGTATATTAAGGGTGACAATGATATATAGAAAGGAACATAAAAAGTGTAGCTCACATATTTTCCCGTATGTTCTGTATCCTTCTCGAAGATTTTGTGTAAACATAGGAATGATGGGCtttcaaaaaaggaaaggaaagataaaAACTAAACATTTTAACTGGCTCCtagacttttaacattttaaaattataagaccctccccagccctgctggCCCAGAAAAAGTCGTCTCAACATATTTTTGACTGCAAGAAGCCCAGTTTTAGGCTTTGGCTTAGTAAGCAGTGATAAATCCATGAAAATAAGTGCTCAGAAACTGAACAGTTGCCAAAAAGAACCACATATtgtatatcttaaaaaaaaacctgtcaacaaaatattcagtttttaaaaaacccagtacAACTTAATTGAACACTTTATCTTTGTAGTGGCAATAATAAAGCCCAGCTGTAAAAACACTTTTTGCTACTATTTAGAAATGAATGGTGAACTCACTGCTCACTGGAAGCCAACCATGTATTTCAGTCTCCATGTCTGTAAAATCTGTGCCATATTTCTTCAGTACAAGTGTGTTTTAATACCAACTGACTGCACACAATCAACAATACTGTGGGCAATGTATAATTACTACAAATAGGCTACTTACCACTTTGGCCTGTAAAGCCACTTGTGCAAAACCTGTACGTATACCCCAAACCAGGTTGTAGTTCTCATCACTAAAATTTCCTTCTCTAAGTCCACCAGGTGCAATCCCCAATAAATGGCCCTTCTTCAGAATTttcacacattcatctttattgcCTTCTAGGCAAAAAAATAATTCAAGAAGTGGTCTGACACCTGAAAAATACACCCAGAACAAATCACATTTTTATCAGTATTATTTATAGTATAGATAGATATTATACAGTTTCCAGTGATGTGGCCCCATTAAGACTGCTTGGCAGTCTTTCAAAGTAAGATAATTAGGATGTGTAGACTTTGTAGACATTTCTTCCATTCTCTCAAGTTTTCTGAAAAGTCAAAACAGGGAAGGTATAGCCCTATGGTAGGCAATCTTTCTGACGTATATTGTTTAACTGAAATATAAGTATGAGAGAGTAACACTCTGGTACATGCTACAATGCAAATGTATCCACCAAATTCTTATAGTGTAATCCTATACAACTATACTCAGCACATGTAATGGCACATGTATCTAAAAAAGTGTTGTATGTGTACAGAACAGCAATGTTATAAATTGTTGCCCTACCAAGTCAAAATGctaccagccaccactgggtcTAAcatactacagtggaaccttggttcttgagcaTCTTGGAAGCCCAATGATTTGGAacctgaacgccaaaaacccggaagtgattgcttccatttttgaacgtgccttggaagtcgaacggcttccgaggtaagtttctccattttctcaatggacTCTGCCGACCGCCCATtgcaccttggttgtcgaacgtttcggaagttgaatggtcttccggaatgtattacattcgacaaccgaggtaccactgtatttgcgaaTTAGAGTTGACCATTGTCTGCCTTAACAACACTTTATTGTATCCTTTCAGTGGAAGCTCATACTTTGGATTTGGAAGTTTTCTAGGGCGGAAATGATATTACAGAGTCAACAGATAGATATTCTTtatgatgtatcacagtattagAGTCATTTTCAAAATTCTAATTCTAAATATAAAGTAAAAGTATTTTACCTGGTAGTAGATACAACCCATTATCAGCTACACTGTAGATGTGTCTTCCAGTCAGTGTATATAATCTAGCTACAAAGAAGATATAATCCACAACAAAAGCTCCATGATAATAAACAATTACCGCTGGTCCTTCTGGTATATGCTCTATGCCAATAACTTCATAACCTGAAAAGAGCACAAAATGCAACAGATTACTATTGCTGTCATACATGTTACATAATGATTGGAGGAAAACAATTAGCAACTTGTCCCAGGGGATTTGTGGAGGAAAAATAGAGGCCACTAGCCACCTAGAAAAATGTTTCTGCCATCACACTTCTTCACTGCCTTTTGCTACAATCCCTGCCACATCTCCAAAATGTCCACCAATTTTGCCACATGTGAATGATATTGCAAAATGGAGTTAAGTGGGGGTTTTGGTGCAGCTTTAAGAAGAACTGAGTTTTAGGATCAGATTATATGGCTCATCTTTTCATATGCTATGTTGTCCTGCAGCTCTTTCAATGTGATGGCCCCAGGTTTGTTACCTACAACACCTTTACTGAAAATCAGATTCCCTTCTTTCATGATATTCCCTAAAATGTTGAGGGCTGAGCGGCCTTGCAGCAGTCTGCCTGTGTGCTGAGATATTTGTCAAGGAAGCCTCCTTCCACCAGAAGAAGCTGAAGCAAATGGAAACTTCAGAGAGTACCTTTACTTGTGGAATACCCTTATCAGGAATGTTCATCTGGCCCCCCGTTTATTGTAATTTAATCACAGGTATGGACTTATTCATTTTGTCAGGCCTATAAAAACCATTTCAAGCTGAGATTTCTTTTTCTGCTGATGATATTGACCCCAGAGTTCCTGGTTGCACAGTGGCAATATTCATGCTCTTGCTTCAGAGCTTAATCCTGAAGCTCAGTTTTCTGAAGTGAAGTGGTTTATAGCATTCAGTGGTTACTGGTGCCTGTTTGAACTGCtaaggcagaaggcagagaggtcaAGAGTGGCCCTATGCTCCATGGTAACGCTGGAGCTAAGAAAGAAGAAGATGGCAGCttgtgccaccctctggactagatataagtaagaaggcaggaaaATGTGGGCTGGCTGATGGCATACTAAGGCTGCTGGGACAGAGCCTCATTTGGTGTAAAGGACAAGCCTGCACTGATAACATTGCCACTATTGTTATTTAAGGAAATACTTGCTTACCATGCCATATTTTTCCAATTATATCCAAAGCACTTGCAAGCCGCCTTCTTGGTGTGACCCATGCGTCAGTAGAAGTGTCTTGAACTCTGTTATTCATTTTCTTGTAAATATAGAGAAGAAAGCTAAAAATGTACATCATGCAAAACATGGAGAGATATATTGCCTGTGACAGCATTAAAAGCATTAATAGCAGTCCGAAAATGTAACCCATGTAGCTTGCATTTTCTCCCAGGTATCCGAAACCAATCCAGTTTTTCAGCACGTGAGTAAACCAAGCCACGTTTTCTTGCCCTGAAACATCTGATGTGATAGCAATAATTTCATCCactgtaatgaaataaaaacaaatgattaTTTTTACTCCAAAGTGATGTTGCTTTTTCACTTTTCTACAAGAAAAAAACAGAAGACAATTTATCACTTTGAACTGTCATCCCAGAGGCTGCATTAATTTTTACACAGAATTCTATGCTATTTAACCCTGTTCCCCTTCCGcagaaaaccaaaaccaaaacacctTTCTAAAACAATTCCATACAAAGTTGTTTATAGACAATAATATAAGTTAGCTGCTTTTAATTGTGGGCTAGAATGTACCTGaaatgctttctgctgctccagaacctGCTCAATTATAGCTGATCTTGACAGTCAAAACTGCAATGTATTTGCTGGGGGTGTACCAGAATACAAAGAGTCAAACGAGAAATGGCTCTTTTGGAAATTCAACAATCCAATTggcttaagctgcaatcctaagaaGACATACTGGGGTATTAAGTTTCACTCTGTTCTGGAGTGATTTAACAACTTGTGAGATGCTGCGTCGTTAAACTTCAAAGGATAAACTTGGGCAACAGATTGGAAGATTGCAATGAAGTCAGGAAAAGCTGCGCTGGTAAATAGAcagttgaaaaaatatatatttacaaataaagctgtattcggTGGATGAAAGGACATATGATTTTTTGACATGATTGGGAATCGCATAGCCAGGAATGGAGAACTTTAAAGCGTTAAGACCAGAAGGcggaaaatatgaaaacaacgagaagaggcaggactaaagatttggagatatgcttcagaggtccagactatggggagcccggaaaaattaataattacaatttggattacaatttggtccttttttaaatttcagtttcttgtttttaattggattatcatgtggatatgttgattggctgtttttattggaaaatcaataaaaatgatttaaaaaaaagtttcacttTGTTCCATGAGCCTTATTTGCAAATAAAGACACAGTTTGGCTTATACTTTTAATGGTAAAATACCTTGCGAGATCTCACCAGTAATCAGCACCAATGCGGGTGGTAGTGGGGACAGTGGAGATGGGTAATGGAGTGGCCATGCTGGCAGTGGAGGCAGAAGGATAGGTGGTGCAGCAGAGCAGGGTGGCATTTCCCACTTTGTCCtcaagcagcaaaaaaaggctgCACCACCCTGTCCATTGTgctcttgtagtaaggttaaatcttactgggaaatgatatataatgcttctatattactattactactactattattaaattaattatcCACCCTAAAGCAGCAGGTCCCACAGTGGATTATAATAGTTTAAATGGAGATGtcgtacttggggggggggagagaaagggttaataggctGACCAATAAGAAAGCCCAGAGGTGGAGCCTAACTGTGTTTAAGGCTCAACACAGGGGCTTTGGCAGTTAGTTTGGTTGGTTCTTATGGGTGGGAGGCATAGGAGtcagagtgagttagagacagAGGGGAGACAAAGAGAGTGAATTGgattacagtgtggtgtagtggttaagagcagtagacttgtaatctggggaaccgggttcgcgtctccgctcctccacctgcagctgctgggtgaccttgggccattcacacttctctgaagtctctcagccccactcacttcacagagagtttgttgtgggggaggaagggaaaggagaatgttagccgctttgagactccttcgggtagtgataaagcgggttatcaaatccaaactcttctcttcttcttcttcttcttcaaagtatTTAAAATTTGTTTGCGTTCACAATAAACTGGAATCTTTGTTAATAAGTTACAACCTGACTGAGTCTGAAACCTGGTTGGTGACAGTGGAAGAGATAAACTGTAGTGGTGCAGGGTCAATAGTCTATGGAATGACCAGGGGTCCTGTGCAAAAGCCACACAGAATAATGAAATCTGCAGACATATCCACAGGAAATATCCACTGATCAAGATCCCGTCAAGGGAAAATCAATCACACTTGTTGCAATTTTCAAGTGGGATTCATTCACATACcaacaaactgggaggggtggctaacaccccagaggataggatcacacttcaaaacgaccttgacagattagagaactgggccaaaacaaacaagatgaactttaacagggagaaatgtaaagtactgcacttgggcaaaaaaaaatgagaggcacaaatacaggatgggggacacctggcttgagagcagtacatgtgaaaaggatctaggagtcttggttgaccacaaacttgacatgagccaacagtgtgacgcggcagctaaaaaagccaatgcaattctgggctgcatcaataggagtatagcatctagatcaagggaagtaatagtgccactgtattctgctctggtcagacctcacctggagtactgtgtccagttctgggcaccacagttcaagaaggacactgacaaactggaacgtgtccagaggagggcaaccaaaatggtcaaaggcctggaaacgatgccttatgaggaacggctaagggagctgggcatgtttagcctggagaagaggaggttaaggggtgatatgatagccatgttcaaatatataaaaggatgtcacatagaggagggagaaaggttgttttctgctgctccagagaagcggacacggagcaatggatccaaactacaagaaagaagattccacctaaacattaggaagaacttcctggcagtaagagctgttcgacagtggaatttgctgccaaggagtgtggtggagtctctgtctttggaggtctttaagcagaggcttgacaaccatatgtcaggagtgctctgatggtgtttcctgcttggcagggggttggactcgatggcccttgtggtctcttccaactctatgattctatgattctatatctctTCCAGAATCTTCATAGAGATGGCACACCCATCAGAATCTCTTTAAATATTACATAAAGGGATGCATCACAAGATGGCTGAAAATTAGCTGATGAAAAAGCGCACCAGACAGGACTTCTGCTGGTTCTACGGATGTAAAGGCAATTTAGGCTTATCAGGAATGTAAGTAAAAAGTTTGTGTTTCATAgacttatagagttggaaggaaccccaaggaatCTCAGTACACAGACCTCCATCAAACtggaaaccataccagaccctgctaaGCATTGTAAATGTGCTACCAGTTGTGTTATTTGTCCATCCGTGAACAGgggtcaggtgtgtgtgtgtgtgtgtgaaaaccagTTGTGTGAAAACTTTAGCCTGTTTGTGATCCCCTGTCATCTTAAAACCCAGGGGATCACAACACCACTCTgaactggtttgggagtcttctcccctcctgactgagaTGAAACTCAAGTAGATTGTGATCTCCTGgcactgcctcagcctcctggactTTTCGCTTAATACTCTCACAGGACGCTACACAATGTCCTTCTCAttaagctcagagactccttcTCTAGCTTTAGATATTTTCCTCAAAGTGgatgtttctacccagaaccaactGTCTCTCTTTCCAACTCTTTCCCTTAAGCCATCACCCGCTCTGCCTCTCAAACTAAAACCTATCTCTATGTGAACTCTCTCTTagaaactgctccttttattcTCTCTCCCATAGTGCTGCTCCACTTTTGGCTTGCTGTCTTGGTAGCCAGTCAGAGAGAGGCTCCACCCCACTGGTGGAATTCCGAGGCATTGCACAACCAGATTCTGGTATGGCTCTGCTGTCTGTCACacagcccttcatccgaagaaCTCGGGGCAATAGTTCTCAAGGTTAAGATACAAAattaaagcacaaaataaatagtcaaaacaaaacaattaccacctttcccacaaacacatttaaaaggccatatagtattaatcagccaaaggactggttgaagaggaacatttttgcatgACACCTAAAGATGCATAATGAACGTGCCAGATAAACCTCCCTGGagtgagcattccacaaacagggagctgctgctaaaaaggcccgttctcctgttgctaccctctggacctctcatggaggaggcacacaaagaaagtcctcagatgatgatcgcagagAGCAGGATACTTCAATCTTTGCACATTTCGATGTCCTGCACAATTCTTTCCCTTTtgattcttttttccatttttttaaattttccacatttataacagaaataacatacaaaacacaaaaaagagaacacattacaatactaaagagagagaaaaaataaaaacccttatTGCTTCTAAAACCTTAATTAACTTTCAttgttaactgacttcctcaaatcccccctaactaaatttcattgtatcaccttgtaacagttctccaaaatcatatttctaataaaattaactccttcaatttactatcctcttctcttttcttggTATTCTAATCCTTAATGCTTTACAATTCATTCTTCTTCTAATCCTAAACCTATCTGATACTTCAAAGTATCTTCTAATTATCTTATGTTACAATATTTGGCTAAgtattctttgaatttcttccaatcttcttgatactcctcctctttctggtcgctgattcttccagtcaggttggctcacttcttttttttaataataatttttattaagttttccatttaacaatctaatcatatcacattaattattccaaattatactaATACATATTATGTAGTCCggatattttgccaaattttaaattttgttgggggttcccatgttTCGAGCTCAGTAAGGGTCcagtcatctcatatttctgctgcttttgatgttcacaaatcccatcttccagtcttcttgttgttatcatttttcttcttaataacctctgagttgtttccgcAGGCGAGCTAAACCAAACATTGTTATttttctgtgtgaactttgtaaggcTCTCCTTAAATCACAACACGCTGATCCAACAGTCCTGCTCGAGCGGTAGGCACCATTTTAGTCTGTTCCAATGTAATAAAGTCTAAGTgtctgctcattaattttcctAGACCAGTTGCACCATAAATCAGTCTTTCCAGTGGAGGGTTTGCCAATCAAACACACGATCCAAACATAATAACAAAGCAGTGGCTCACCTCGC encodes the following:
- the LOC114600600 gene encoding DGAT1/2-independent enzyme synthesizing storage lipids-like, whose translation is MGYIFGLLLMLLMLSQAIYLSMFCMMYIFSFLLYIYKKMNNRVQDTSTDAWVTPRRRLASALDIIGKIWHGYEVIGIEHIPEGPAVIVYYHGAFVVDYIFFVARLYTLTGRHIYSVADNGLYLLPGVRPLLELFFCLEGNKDECVKILKKGHLLGIAPGGLREGNFSDENYNLVWGIRTGFAQVALQAKVPIIPMFTQNLREGYRTYGKISLLKWLYEKTRIFILPIYGGFPVKFRTYIGEPIPYDPDITAKELAEKTKIALENIRNRYQKRPGNILRALLERFDKYHKEN